From Staphylococcus delphini, one genomic window encodes:
- a CDS encoding helix-turn-helix domain-containing protein: protein MKQLILYLYHHASAYKTKKSIFNIIIGKKSHQTFFDAVTLNILSLYGCAPKLKYEQFEQMISHESHHYPTIQTSNRMTYSTLDATFKALQLLVQTVSHIQHKQRTFLPITSQVDIHEAVRLIYYEIEQQHLQDAFEEEVTTLFKMLSEKHDTLYTHYLLTGYDEPMYTFAQISMIESIDIHDLYTAYYEELLSIYLFIQNSDAFPILSQCMMPIEVSDRVIQTLQLLQKGYSIAKVSQIEQVRETTIEDHILDLFMKQLLTNYDDFFTHPYHQFLKFYQEQPYQRLKLYKEQFDALSYFELKLAIIGSAKGELHA from the coding sequence ATGAAACAATTAATTCTATATCTCTATCATCATGCATCAGCCTACAAAACTAAAAAAAGCATCTTTAATATTATCATAGGTAAAAAATCTCATCAAACTTTTTTTGATGCTGTTACTTTAAATATATTATCACTTTACGGCTGTGCACCCAAATTAAAATATGAACAGTTCGAACAAATGATTAGTCACGAGTCACACCATTATCCGACGATTCAAACAAGCAATCGGATGACGTATTCAACTTTAGACGCAACTTTTAAAGCATTACAGCTATTAGTTCAAACGGTTTCTCATATACAACACAAGCAACGGACCTTTCTGCCTATCACGTCACAAGTTGACATTCACGAAGCTGTACGCCTCATTTATTATGAAATTGAGCAACAGCACTTACAAGACGCATTTGAAGAAGAGGTCACAACATTATTTAAAATGCTATCCGAGAAACATGACACGTTATATACGCATTACTTATTGACTGGATATGATGAACCGATGTACACGTTTGCCCAAATAAGCATGATTGAGTCCATTGATATCCATGATTTATATACTGCATATTACGAAGAGTTATTGTCCATATATCTTTTCATTCAAAATTCTGATGCATTTCCAATACTTTCACAATGTATGATGCCTATAGAAGTGTCCGATCGCGTCATCCAAACGTTACAATTGCTGCAAAAAGGGTATTCGATAGCAAAAGTCTCACAAATTGAGCAAGTACGGGAAACGACGATAGAAGATCATATTCTTGATTTGTTTATGAAGCAACTTTTAACAAACTATGATGATTTCTTTACACATCCGTATCATCAATTTCTTAAATTTTATCAAGAGCAACCTTATCAACGGCTAAAACTGTACAAAGAACAATTTGACGCATTATCCTATTTTGAACTTAAACTCGCGATTATCGGCAGCGCAAAAGGAGAATTACATGCTTAA
- a CDS encoding MFS transporter has product MKKSFKILLLAESCADFADVLFKVAVISNMYVITHSVIATSSIPVIIGVSTFVSSFFLPVLTRKLRLNEILLYTQFTKTIALTCLFVWMITFNSHMIGVTYSLVTVISLMDGFAGPTSAALIPRYVTDLTRANSILTVSHEAIEVIGWGIGGVLVLLIGLHQTLMFTVILFWLASLILLYLPQVNIKIVENETPIDSIFKRWKHIIAHRQLKLILGINTIEIIANSIWVSSIILAFISVVLDESESYWGYINTLYSIGIILGGWGILKFSNVMTQHKPLWVFISLILTASTLALSLIFIDAISFLIATLFIGFFSQLKEIPETILIQESVEEDILVHVYVVTLVLNTLIFSISIFIMSGLAEIMLVQNVFGSLSY; this is encoded by the coding sequence ATGAAAAAGTCATTTAAAATATTGTTATTAGCAGAATCCTGTGCAGATTTTGCAGATGTATTATTCAAAGTTGCAGTTATTTCAAATATGTATGTCATTACACATTCTGTAATCGCCACCTCAAGCATACCAGTCATCATAGGGGTTTCAACTTTTGTTTCAAGTTTTTTCCTCCCTGTGCTAACAAGAAAGTTGCGCTTAAACGAGATTTTACTCTACACGCAATTCACAAAAACAATCGCACTGACATGTTTGTTCGTATGGATGATTACGTTCAATTCACATATGATAGGCGTGACTTATAGCTTAGTCACAGTCATATCATTGATGGATGGGTTTGCCGGCCCAACGAGTGCTGCGCTCATTCCACGTTATGTGACGGATTTGACTCGAGCAAATTCGATATTAACTGTTTCTCATGAGGCGATTGAAGTGATCGGCTGGGGGATAGGCGGTGTGCTTGTCTTGTTAATAGGACTTCATCAAACGCTGATGTTCACTGTTATTTTATTTTGGTTAGCGAGTTTGATTTTGCTGTATTTACCTCAAGTCAATATCAAAATTGTCGAAAATGAAACACCAATAGACAGTATTTTCAAAAGATGGAAACATATCATTGCGCATCGTCAATTAAAGCTCATTCTCGGAATCAACACAATCGAAATCATAGCAAATTCAATTTGGGTATCCTCAATTATTCTCGCTTTTATTAGTGTTGTATTAGACGAAAGTGAGTCATATTGGGGTTATATCAATACGTTATACTCCATTGGTATCATTTTAGGTGGTTGGGGGATATTAAAATTTTCAAATGTGATGACTCAACACAAACCTTTGTGGGTCTTTATTTCGTTGATTTTAACTGCCTCGACGTTAGCATTGTCATTAATTTTTATCGATGCCATCAGTTTTCTAATTGCAACGTTATTCATTGGCTTCTTTTCGCAATTAAAGGAAATACCTGAAACGATATTGATTCAAGAGTCTGTTGAAGAAGATATACTGGTGCATGTTTATGTAGTCACGTTGGTGCTCAATACGCTCATTTTTTCAATCTCTATCTTTATCATGAGTGGATTAGCTGAAATCATGCTCGTACAAAACGTTTTTGGGTCACTGTCGTATTGA
- a CDS encoding ferredoxin, giving the protein MAKYTIVDMDTCIACGACGAAAPDIYDYDDEGIAYVILDDNQGTTPVPEELYEDLEDAFEGCPTDSIKVEEESFDGDALKFE; this is encoded by the coding sequence ATGGCTAAATATACAATTGTTGATATGGATACTTGTATTGCTTGTGGTGCATGTGGTGCAGCTGCTCCAGATATTTATGACTACGACGATGAAGGTATTGCATATGTAATTTTAGACGACAACCAAGGTACAACGCCAGTACCGGAAGAATTGTATGAAGATCTTGAAGATGCTTTTGAAGGTTGCCCTACTGACTCTATTAAAGTTGAAGAGGAGTCATTTGATGGTGACGCACTCAAATTTGAATAG
- the cmk gene encoding (d)CMP kinase, whose product MKAINIALDGPAAAGKSTIAKRVAAQLGMIYVDTGAMYRAITYYYLNNKERFSDFTSLIAEIDLRLGYDAEKGQRVFLNDNDVTDFLRENDVTQNVSYVSSIKEVRQFLVQAQQKLAAEKGIVMDGRDIGTTVLPDAEVKVYMIASVEERAERRYKDNLERGIESSIEQLKKDIAERDAYDMNREISPLRKAEDAIEIDTTGLSIEQVTDKILSLVNTV is encoded by the coding sequence ATGAAAGCGATTAATATTGCATTAGATGGACCGGCAGCTGCTGGTAAGAGCACGATAGCAAAAAGAGTAGCTGCTCAATTAGGCATGATATATGTAGATACAGGCGCAATGTATCGTGCAATCACATATTATTATTTAAATAACAAAGAACGATTCTCGGATTTCACATCACTCATTGCCGAAATTGATTTACGCCTCGGTTATGATGCTGAAAAGGGTCAACGTGTCTTTTTAAATGATAATGATGTGACTGATTTTCTACGTGAAAACGATGTAACGCAAAATGTGTCCTACGTCTCGTCTATAAAAGAGGTGCGTCAATTTTTAGTTCAAGCGCAACAAAAACTTGCAGCGGAAAAAGGCATCGTTATGGACGGTCGAGATATCGGGACTACTGTACTTCCAGATGCAGAGGTAAAAGTTTATATGATTGCATCTGTAGAAGAGCGCGCTGAACGTCGTTATAAAGACAACCTAGAAAGAGGTATCGAATCATCTATTGAGCAACTGAAAAAAGATATTGCTGAACGAGATGCATACGATATGAACAGAGAAATTTCACCGTTAAGAAAAGCTGAAGACGCGATTGAAATCGACACAACAGGCTTGAGTATTGAACAAGTCACAGATAAGATCTTGTCTTTAGTAAATACGGTTTAA
- the ebpS gene encoding elastin-binding protein EbpS has protein sequence MSKDNFKDEFERSRQEIKSHHHDEDETTDAINEKDDQPQASQEQQQQQFPPRNASRRHRKRDFGISKAKPTPTEKDAQTDRQETTADKGQADKKTGPIGGVKKSDDNHLNQTQHGADDKHTQTADSTPSEPAKDDVKGKTAATTGAAAVGTDVNAQTANNQKQQPKAKSEEKNNQQEHHKSKKALATGASIGAAGAAKADMTKNNQSPKQDEQSSSQDSKSHSNKGKKAAAGAATSIGASRDHAQQTPKHRPETESSETTVSNGSGGGFFKKLLPLLAAMILLGAVAIFGGMYLFNQDHQNDNQQEVAQKDDAKKNSDDNQQSQSKDKDDKPADSDKATTAKDSDDKRKDDNNQSESDANNSDNANASDPNGTSDPNNSQNDVNNGNVNNQQNAYQQGQSAGGQTHVVNGNQNLYRIAIQYYGNGSPENVEKIKRANGLQNNNISNGQQLIIP, from the coding sequence GTGTCAAAAGATAATTTCAAAGATGAGTTTGAACGCAGTCGTCAAGAAATTAAGTCCCATCATCATGACGAGGACGAGACAACTGATGCAATAAATGAAAAAGATGATCAACCTCAAGCAAGTCAGGAACAGCAACAACAGCAATTCCCGCCACGAAATGCTTCTAGACGCCACAGAAAAAGAGATTTCGGTATATCAAAAGCTAAACCTACACCTACAGAAAAAGATGCGCAGACTGACCGACAAGAAACAACAGCAGACAAGGGACAAGCGGACAAAAAAACAGGTCCGATTGGTGGCGTTAAAAAGAGCGATGACAATCATCTTAATCAAACACAACATGGTGCTGATGATAAGCATACTCAAACAGCTGATTCAACGCCAAGTGAACCAGCTAAGGATGATGTGAAAGGGAAAACAGCCGCAACAACAGGTGCTGCAGCCGTTGGAACTGATGTAAATGCTCAAACAGCCAATAATCAAAAGCAACAACCTAAAGCGAAAAGCGAAGAAAAGAACAATCAACAAGAACACCACAAGAGTAAAAAGGCTTTGGCAACTGGGGCAAGTATAGGCGCGGCAGGTGCGGCAAAAGCAGACATGACGAAAAATAACCAAAGCCCAAAACAAGACGAGCAGTCATCTTCCCAAGACAGCAAATCTCATTCGAACAAAGGGAAAAAAGCTGCGGCAGGTGCGGCGACTAGTATAGGCGCTTCACGAGATCATGCGCAACAAACACCAAAACATCGACCAGAAACTGAATCATCAGAGACGACTGTTTCAAATGGATCTGGCGGTGGATTTTTCAAAAAGCTTTTACCGTTACTTGCTGCGATGATTCTTTTAGGTGCAGTTGCGATTTTCGGTGGCATGTATCTCTTTAATCAAGATCACCAAAATGACAATCAGCAAGAAGTCGCACAAAAAGATGATGCGAAGAAAAATTCAGATGACAATCAACAAAGTCAATCTAAAGACAAAGACGACAAACCAGCTGATTCTGATAAAGCGACAACTGCAAAAGATAGCGACGACAAGCGTAAGGATGACAACAATCAATCAGAGTCAGACGCCAATAATAGCGACAATGCAAATGCTTCAGATCCAAATGGGACATCCGATCCGAATAATAGTCAAAACGACGTGAATAATGGCAATGTCAATAATCAGCAAAATGCATATCAACAAGGCCAATCTGCTGGTGGACAGACTCATGTCGTGAATGGTAACCAAAACTTATATCGTATCGCGATTCAATATTACGGTAACGGGTCACCTGAAAATGTTGAAAAAATTAAACGTGCGAACGGATTACAAAATAACAACATTTCGAACGGACAACAGCTCATTATTCCATAA
- a CDS encoding ECF transporter S component → MKQKQTKRMITVGMLSAIAIVLTFIKFPLPFLPPYLTIDFSDVPALLATFTLGPVAGLLVELIKNLLNFFFNLSDPVGPVANFLAGASLLLVSYGFYRKNQTTKHLILGLIAGTIVMTIVLAVMNYFVLLPLYGMIMNLTDVANNLKLIVAAGILPFNIIKGALISIIFILLYQRIGHILK, encoded by the coding sequence ATGAAGCAAAAGCAAACGAAACGAATGATAACGGTAGGGATGTTAAGTGCGATTGCAATTGTACTGACATTTATAAAGTTTCCGTTGCCATTTTTACCGCCATATTTAACGATTGATTTCAGTGATGTGCCCGCATTATTGGCGACATTTACACTCGGTCCGGTTGCGGGACTACTCGTGGAATTGATTAAAAACTTACTGAATTTCTTTTTCAACTTGAGTGATCCTGTTGGGCCAGTAGCTAACTTTTTAGCAGGTGCGAGTCTATTGCTTGTAAGTTATGGATTCTATCGTAAGAATCAAACTACAAAACATCTCATTTTAGGATTAATTGCTGGTACCATTGTCATGACCATTGTGTTAGCTGTCATGAACTATTTCGTGTTACTACCACTTTATGGCATGATTATGAACCTTACTGATGTCGCGAATAATCTTAAGTTGATCGTCGCTGCAGGGATTCTTCCATTTAACATCATCAAAGGCGCACTGATATCTATTATTTTTATATTGCTCTATCAACGCATTGGACATATTTTGAAATAA
- a CDS encoding RecQ family ATP-dependent DNA helicase, whose protein sequence is MLKDALKQYFGFTTFRPGQERIISSVLEGQHTLGILPTGSGKSLCYQLPTYMKQQPTLVISPLISLMDDQVMQMKMQGEHRVVAIHSGMEHAAKKRALQQLTQARFIFVGPEFILQPHHFNLFKNIQFGMIVLDEVHCLSEWGFDFRPHYALIGNVTSYFNEATVLALTATATRHLKDDIQRVIQKSIHVIEHSMDRPNVALCVKFMSSYEEKVDWLIDTIAASGPTIIYVSSKKVSLDLATSIYEAGYLTGIYHGDLSYQERHTVQQQFLNNDIRIIVATSAFGMGVNKPDIRTIIHFHVSPTPSSYLQEIGRAGRDGLPSQAIALFQPDDQYLMETLALVNIMHASDVDQYEVGQMIDIEKRAILDVLTQVFSFQQLRQIFAQNEDMKRQGYRHMYHYILTKQCRRQHLLNYFGMTKKTTDACCDQCDTLSPVYEKNKKKVKRKLTYIEKLENLFH, encoded by the coding sequence ATGCTTAAAGATGCTTTAAAACAATATTTTGGCTTTACAACATTTCGCCCTGGTCAAGAAAGGATTATTTCTAGCGTTTTAGAAGGGCAACATACATTGGGGATTTTACCGACCGGAAGTGGTAAGTCACTTTGTTATCAACTACCTACTTATATGAAACAACAACCGACCTTGGTCATTTCGCCGCTCATTTCGTTAATGGACGACCAAGTGATGCAGATGAAAATGCAAGGCGAACACCGTGTCGTTGCGATTCATTCAGGGATGGAACATGCGGCTAAAAAACGGGCACTCCAACAGCTCACGCAAGCTCGATTTATTTTTGTGGGTCCTGAATTTATTTTACAGCCGCACCATTTTAATCTTTTCAAAAATATCCAATTTGGTATGATCGTGCTTGATGAGGTCCACTGTTTGTCTGAATGGGGATTTGATTTTAGACCACACTATGCCTTGATTGGTAATGTGACAAGTTATTTTAACGAAGCTACCGTACTTGCACTGACTGCTACTGCAACTCGACACTTGAAAGATGATATTCAACGGGTCATTCAAAAATCCATTCATGTTATTGAACACTCAATGGACCGACCGAATGTGGCATTATGTGTCAAATTCATGTCCTCTTATGAAGAAAAAGTGGATTGGTTAATTGATACAATCGCAGCATCTGGTCCTACGATTATTTATGTGTCGTCCAAAAAAGTCAGTTTAGATTTAGCGACGTCGATTTATGAAGCAGGGTATTTAACGGGGATATACCATGGGGATTTATCTTATCAAGAGCGTCATACCGTTCAGCAACAGTTTTTAAACAATGATATACGGATTATCGTTGCAACGAGTGCTTTTGGCATGGGCGTCAATAAACCAGATATTCGTACCATTATTCATTTTCATGTATCACCGACACCTTCAAGTTATTTACAAGAAATTGGACGTGCGGGTAGAGATGGACTTCCAAGCCAAGCCATTGCGCTGTTTCAACCAGATGACCAGTATTTAATGGAGACGTTAGCATTAGTGAATATTATGCATGCCTCAGATGTGGACCAATATGAAGTCGGTCAAATGATTGATATTGAAAAACGTGCCATTTTAGATGTATTAACGCAAGTTTTTTCATTTCAACAACTGAGACAAATATTCGCTCAAAATGAAGACATGAAAAGACAAGGTTATCGTCATATGTATCATTATATTTTAACCAAACAATGCCGACGCCAACATTTATTGAATTACTTTGGTATGACGAAAAAAACAACAGATGCATGTTGTGATCAATGCGACACACTTAGCCCAGTTTATGAAAAAAATAAGAAAAAAGTTAAAAGAAAGTTAACTTACATTGAAAAGTTGGAAAATTTGTTTCATTAA
- a CDS encoding asparaginase yields the protein MKNLLVIHTGGTISMSEDESNKVMTNDDNPITHHQDVIAQYANIDEQMPFNVPSPHMTIDNVKILKEIIEDPNHLARYDGFVITHGTDTLEETAFLLDLTISTSKPVVITGAMRSSNEIGSDGLYNFISAIRVAIEEESAGKGVMVVFNDEIHTARNVTKTHTSNTNTFQSPNHGPLGVITKAGVYFHHRPYERQFLTNVNAALQIPLIKAHMGMGSEMLDFYAERHVDGLVIEALGQGNLPHTAMPGINACLDKNIPIVLVSRSFNGIVSAVYAYEGGGHQLFEKGVIFSNGLNGQKARLKLLVALSNDFQHAQIQDYFNV from the coding sequence ATGAAAAATTTATTAGTCATCCATACAGGTGGCACAATTAGTATGTCAGAAGATGAATCGAATAAAGTGATGACGAATGATGACAATCCGATTACGCATCATCAAGACGTCATTGCACAATACGCTAACATAGATGAACAGATGCCTTTTAATGTCCCTTCTCCACATATGACAATTGATAATGTCAAAATTTTAAAAGAAATCATTGAAGATCCGAACCATTTAGCACGTTATGATGGTTTTGTGATTACACATGGTACCGATACGTTAGAAGAGACCGCTTTTTTACTAGACTTAACGATTTCGACGTCTAAACCGGTCGTTATTACTGGAGCTATGCGTTCTTCCAATGAGATTGGGTCAGATGGTTTGTATAATTTTATTTCAGCGATTCGTGTAGCGATTGAAGAAGAATCCGCGGGTAAAGGCGTCATGGTGGTTTTCAATGACGAGATACATACAGCGCGCAATGTCACGAAAACACATACTTCAAACACGAATACATTTCAAAGCCCAAACCACGGTCCGCTTGGGGTGATTACTAAAGCAGGCGTCTATTTTCACCACAGACCGTATGAACGTCAATTTTTAACAAATGTCAATGCAGCACTTCAAATTCCGTTAATTAAAGCACATATGGGCATGGGAAGCGAAATGTTAGATTTTTATGCAGAACGTCATGTGGATGGTCTTGTCATTGAAGCGCTCGGACAAGGTAATCTTCCTCATACTGCGATGCCAGGTATCAATGCATGTTTAGATAAAAATATTCCCATTGTCCTAGTATCCAGATCATTTAATGGGATTGTGAGTGCTGTTTATGCCTATGAAGGGGGCGGACATCAATTATTTGAAAAAGGTGTGATCTTTTCGAATGGTTTGAACGGTCAAAAAGCGAGATTAAAGTTACTCGTCGCATTAAGCAACGATTTTCAACATGCTCAAATTCAAGATTATTTTAATGTTTAA
- the rpsA gene encoding 30S ribosomal protein S1, translating to MTEEFNESMINDIKEGDKITGEVQQIEDKHVVVHVNGGKYNGIIPISQLSTYHVENANEVVKVGDEISAYVTKIEVDEENETGSYILSKRKLEEEQSYAYLQEKLDNNETIEAKVTEVVKGGLVVDVGQRGFIPASLISTDYIEDFSDYEGRVLELKVEELEPEKNRVILSRKAVEAEENEKKKAELLQSIKAGDVIEGKVARLTNFGAFIDLGGVDGLVHVSELSHEHVKSPEEVVSIGDTVKVKVRSVEQDSERVSLSIKDTLPSPFETIQEKYSEGDIVEGKVMRLASFGAFVEIGSGLQGLVHISEISHKHIGTPGEVLEPGQTVQVKILGINPEEERISLSIKAANSEEETEEASEETTQHYTQPADENENNPTLGDVFGDKLKDLNL from the coding sequence ATGACTGAAGAATTCAATGAATCAATGATTAATGACATTAAAGAGGGCGATAAGATTACAGGAGAAGTACAACAAATTGAAGATAAGCACGTTGTTGTTCACGTCAATGGCGGTAAATACAACGGTATTATTCCAATTAGCCAACTTTCCACTTATCATGTAGAAAATGCAAACGAAGTGGTCAAAGTCGGTGACGAAATTAGCGCTTATGTGACTAAAATTGAAGTTGATGAAGAAAACGAAACAGGTAGTTACATCCTATCTAAACGTAAATTAGAAGAAGAGCAATCTTATGCTTATTTACAAGAGAAATTAGACAACAACGAAACGATTGAAGCGAAAGTAACTGAAGTCGTTAAAGGTGGTTTAGTTGTGGATGTAGGTCAAAGAGGTTTCATTCCTGCATCATTAATTTCAACTGATTACATTGAAGATTTCTCAGATTATGAAGGACGTGTGCTTGAACTCAAAGTTGAAGAGCTTGAACCTGAAAAAAATCGCGTCATCTTAAGCCGTAAAGCCGTAGAAGCAGAAGAAAACGAAAAGAAAAAAGCAGAATTATTACAATCGATTAAAGCTGGCGACGTAATTGAAGGTAAAGTGGCGCGTTTAACTAACTTTGGCGCATTTATTGACCTTGGTGGCGTTGATGGTTTAGTCCATGTTTCTGAGTTATCTCACGAACATGTAAAATCACCAGAAGAAGTGGTTTCTATTGGTGATACTGTTAAAGTTAAAGTTCGTTCAGTTGAACAAGATTCTGAACGTGTGTCATTATCAATTAAAGATACATTACCAAGTCCATTTGAAACAATTCAAGAAAAATATAGTGAAGGCGACATTGTTGAAGGTAAAGTAATGCGCTTAGCTTCATTTGGTGCATTTGTTGAAATCGGCAGTGGCTTACAAGGTCTTGTGCACATTTCAGAAATTAGCCATAAACATATCGGTACACCTGGCGAAGTTCTTGAACCAGGTCAAACTGTTCAAGTTAAAATTTTAGGTATTAATCCTGAAGAAGAACGTATTTCACTCTCAATTAAAGCAGCAAACTCAGAAGAAGAAACTGAAGAAGCTTCTGAGGAAACAACACAACACTATACACAACCTGCTGATGAAAACGAAAACAACCCAACTTTAGGTGACGTTTTCGGTGATAAATTGAAAGACTTGAATTTATAA
- the ypdA gene encoding bacillithiol disulfide reductase YpdA: MKTVESIIIGGGPCGLSAAIEQKKKGIDTLVIEKGNIVDAIYHYPTHQTFFSSSDKLSIGDVPFIVEELKPRRNQALVYYREVVKHHQLKVNAFEEVLTVKKMHDHFTLTTTKDVYQCRYLTVATGYYGQHNTLEVEGAELSKVMHYFKEPHPYFDQDVVIIGGKNSAVDAAIELEKAGARVTVIYRGETYSPAIKPWILPNFESLVRRGNVQMHFNSQVTKITADQVIFEKEGKSITIDNDYVFAMIGYHPDYDFLQSIGIDIHTNEYGTAPIYNSETYETNIENCYIAGVIAAGNDANTIFIENGKYHGEAIARDILTKKQSPLES, translated from the coding sequence ATGAAAACTGTAGAGAGTATTATTATAGGCGGTGGCCCATGTGGATTGAGTGCTGCCATTGAACAAAAGAAAAAAGGTATCGATACGCTTGTTATCGAAAAAGGAAATATTGTGGATGCGATTTACCATTATCCGACACATCAAACTTTCTTTTCATCAAGCGATAAATTAAGTATTGGCGACGTGCCTTTTATTGTAGAAGAATTAAAACCACGTCGAAATCAAGCATTAGTGTACTATCGTGAAGTTGTTAAACATCATCAACTCAAGGTCAATGCATTTGAGGAAGTGTTAACAGTGAAAAAAATGCATGATCACTTCACTTTAACAACGACTAAAGATGTATATCAATGTCGCTATTTAACTGTTGCGACTGGTTATTACGGCCAACACAACACGTTAGAAGTGGAAGGTGCAGAATTATCCAAAGTCATGCATTATTTTAAAGAACCACATCCGTATTTCGACCAAGACGTTGTCATTATCGGTGGTAAAAATTCTGCAGTCGATGCGGCAATTGAGTTAGAAAAAGCAGGTGCACGTGTCACTGTCATTTATCGAGGTGAGACATATTCACCAGCGATTAAGCCGTGGATATTACCAAATTTTGAATCACTGGTACGTCGAGGTAATGTTCAAATGCATTTCAATAGTCAAGTGACAAAAATTACAGCAGATCAAGTGATATTTGAAAAAGAAGGGAAATCAATCACAATCGATAATGATTACGTGTTTGCGATGATTGGTTATCACCCAGATTATGACTTTTTGCAATCTATTGGCATCGACATTCATACTAATGAATATGGAACAGCACCGATATACAATTCCGAAACGTATGAAACGAACATCGAAAACTGTTATATCGCTGGGGTTATCGCAGCTGGCAACGATGCAAATACTATTTTTATCGAAAACGGTAAATATCATGGTGAAGCCATTGCCCGTGATATATTGACTAAAAAACAATCGCCATTAGAATCATAA